TTCAATTTGGGGATGCTCTATTGCAATATCATGTAAGTTATAAGGATTTGTAAATAGATTTAGTAAATATAGTGCTGATTGATTAAGAACTGCTATTTTATGATCACTACCATAACAGATAGAATAAGTATCATCTAAATTCATGATCTGCGAGTTGTGAGCTTTGATAAACTCTGTCTTAAACATTCCCAGAGATAACTGTTTATCTGAACTTAATTCTGCTAAAGGTGATAAGTCACAGGCACAGTCTCCTCCGTCACAATCACATTGCCCAGTTGGTACACAGATAGAATTGAGAGATACTAAAATTTTGGGTCGAGCGATTTTTTTACTAAGCATGAAAAGATGGCTGTTTTGTTGCACGGATTCTAGTCAAAAACATTTGTTGATCGCACCATTCTTTAAGAGCTTTATAATCTTCCCACTGCTCTTGAAGCTCCTCGATTTGAGTTTTAGAAAGTTCTACAGGCAAGCGTTCGATTTTATTTTGCAGCAGATTTAGCTCATGTTGGAGTGAATAAGGCCCAAAACCTCCATGCTGAAAGATTTTGGGTATCCCTTGAGCATATTTCCTAAAGGCAAAATCGTAGTTCGCTTGTTGAAACTCAACATCACCTTGTATCCGTAAAATTCGACCAAAATATAGTCTATGAATATTTTCATAGTATTGGAAGCGATCGCTAAGTTCTCGTGCATAATTTGAAATATTCTCATAGGCTTTTGTATAATAATCAAACTCAGCTTTACCTACCAAGCTATCAATGGCATATCGGATGTCATTGTATTCTAAACTAGTCTGGTACGAGCGATTGTTGAGTTTGAGAGCTTGTTCTTGCAGCGAGCGATCGCACCTTTGAAAGCCAAGATGCCAATAGACACTGGCAGTTCGGCGCAAAATTTCTGGTAATTCCTCTTCAATTCCGTATTTCTCTGCCAGCTTCAGGCTTTGTTCTAAAGCATCTTGAGCAAGACTTAGCAGATTGAGATCCCACTTTATTTGTGTCACATCCCAAACAGCTTCATTTACTATCTCGGCACTAAACCAATGATTTAAGCCTAATTGAAGGTATGCCCTACATAATATTCGATGATCGTTTTCCTCATTGTCGCAACGGTTTAACGCTCTCTCAAGTAGCTGTTTAGCTTTAACATAATTACCACGATCTACCGAAATAGTAGCAGAAGCAATTTCGGCATGAGCTATTTCGCGTTTGCTCTTAACACTCGACCACATATCAATAGCAGCCTTAAAACACTGTTCAGCCTTTACATAATTTTTTTGTTGTCCGTATAAATATCCTAAGTTATTCTGAATGCTAGCCATAACTTGAGTTAAACCTTTGTCAGGGGTTTCAACTTTCATAGCAGCATCCCAACCTAGTTTGTAATATTTTTCAGCTTCCTTGAAGTTATTAAGTTGTCGATAAAGATAACCAACTTGGTTAGCTACACCAGCAATAGCAGATGATAGCTTTTTCTCTTGAACTAAGGATAAGCACTCTTGCTGATATTTCAAGGCTTCATCATATAGATGTAACTTGGTATTCAGCATTCCCAAGACATTATAAATATTTGCTTGAAGAGAAGAATCAAAAGATTGTTCCGATAACATTCCCTCTAGCTTTCTCACATTATCTTCTGTTGCATTCTTGTCTTCACGGGCGCAAACAAGCTTTGCCTCAAAAATAATCATTTCCAGTTTTTGATCGGAGTTAAGCTCTGTTTCAAATTGTTTTGCAATTGCCAACAATTGATTGACAAAGCTAAATTTCTTGGATTGACGGCGTATCCTATCAGTAACTTCATACCAAGTTTTAAAGCCTTTTTTCGGCTCGGCGTATAAAGCATTCTCTAGCCATCGTCTAGTATTGAATTCCCGCAGTTGTTTCACTTCCTCAGTCAGAAATGAATCATCAGAATAACTTTGAAACTCGAATATGCTTTTTTGCGGCCCTAACTCATAATCTTTTTGCTCAAAATATTTAGCAGCAATCCGACTATCTCGCTTTCTCCATTCCAAATCGGGATCAATATCTGTCCATACATATTTATTAACCAAATCACGCACAATATCATGCAATGATATTTGAGAACTACC
The genomic region above belongs to Calothrix sp. NIES-2098 and contains:
- a CDS encoding TPR repeat-containing protein, with the translated sequence MSELDKLEFVGREEQLNRIISIVKEANTRHIVLVEGRGGIGKTWLLHALKCRLNQVQIGTSEIIDCDIPVFKDVGDLCTQIAKQLYDSTYQKWLLQLRQLREDENRLSKTAYEQERKQLEKFLVDAINRQSRQQRLVFLIDTVEKLGQPEVKKEAWEYISDLCRQLDNIVFILAGRPSVAHQILEKSFKEEELTYLELNEFTHEDVQKYILCKEEQLHFTLGQDLAKKIVVLSGGSPIMIEFGVEYAYRQVIPDWLESEDIETIPSKLEKIGGFEAEMVRHLTQLRTSMDRLVLLLSRIYPLDSSDIANLLELSKEDAQKLFIDAQSYFFIKSVMGSSQISLHDIVRDLVNKYVWTDIDPDLEWRKRDSRIAAKYFEQKDYELGPQKSIFEFQSYSDDSFLTEEVKQLREFNTRRWLENALYAEPKKGFKTWYEVTDRIRRQSKKFSFVNQLLAIAKQFETELNSDQKLEMIIFEAKLVCAREDKNATEDNVRKLEGMLSEQSFDSSLQANIYNVLGMLNTKLHLYDEALKYQQECLSLVQEKKLSSAIAGVANQVGYLYRQLNNFKEAEKYYKLGWDAAMKVETPDKGLTQVMASIQNNLGYLYGQQKNYVKAEQCFKAAIDMWSSVKSKREIAHAEIASATISVDRGNYVKAKQLLERALNRCDNEENDHRILCRAYLQLGLNHWFSAEIVNEAVWDVTQIKWDLNLLSLAQDALEQSLKLAEKYGIEEELPEILRRTASVYWHLGFQRCDRSLQEQALKLNNRSYQTSLEYNDIRYAIDSLVGKAEFDYYTKAYENISNYARELSDRFQYYENIHRLYFGRILRIQGDVEFQQANYDFAFRKYAQGIPKIFQHGGFGPYSLQHELNLLQNKIERLPVELSKTQIEELQEQWEDYKALKEWCDQQMFLTRIRATKQPSFHA